One segment of Rhipicephalus sanguineus isolate Rsan-2018 chromosome 6, BIME_Rsan_1.4, whole genome shotgun sequence DNA contains the following:
- the LOC119397650 gene encoding serine/arginine repetitive matrix protein 1, whose product MSENTAKVTAEYFPPGEKGKPAPAPINISPEYIIKPGLKSVDAKSADNPDVTTTRQVTPDGIVITRKKEKFAIKPDVEAVVVTATARPPSPPPSPPPQQAIATAPALTPFHQNCLCVRPVPPHALIPFVRPIHPPVPLHPPPLIPREDRRESAAEPPERFSRSVQTDCPLHFKATLESETIESSPDNITGIPFTPIYLPASMQRQRNNFAVHESTLAPQQNFRILSPPPVIETAAGEAQRAVVTLENEYDIKFPAPPRREPSVRAIGCGSMEEDDFLGNASMVAQTTIILNEGTPGTPGNIIVRRGSSATNLAAAPMATITLPPTGQRMTTQQITVPSVGPVQVSPPQITIAPQPQTISQVQQTTSGAQPMATINITSRIRDLTDQVMRESQRVSRARDRLQRRRPAPLNRVYSAEDKLYNLMTLENKLANEIANYRTSGRVRDPEFLSTLAETEDKLRRLISAENDVARDMRRIKKESFKQETYKVISPRRSITPASSATSTTMSSYSPSSTPIPMPPMYQMPPMTPMTPPPPMMPSPQMMMMGGQPMMGGPCQMMQPGMNMMGSGQQQQQQRLPGPGMYPSLMRISIESPECTCTSFTSSSTVSSGSDSLPKKQVSKDETKVVVEMPKSPPTPGTPTTPPPPPAAPATPPPPPMSPMMSPMMAMEMEEAMEEGGRHHKRKRHHKKHHKKHHKKHHHKDSDDSSGTPSPDDAEGGHHKKHKKKHKKKHKKKHKKKHKKKHHRE is encoded by the coding sequence ATGTCAGAGAATACCGCGAAGGTGACCGCGGAGTACTTCCCACCGGGAGAAAAGGGTAAGCCAGCGCCCGCGCCCATCAACATCTCGCCAGAATACATCATAAAGCCCGGCCTCAAGTCCGTCGACGCGAAGAGCGCCGACAATCCCGATGTCACCACTACAAGGCAGGTGACTCCGGATGGCATTGTCATTACCCGAAAGAAAGAGAAGTTCGCCATTAAGCCCGATGTCGAGGCAGTCGTCGTCACGGCTACCGCAAGACCTCCAAGCCCTCCGCCGTCGCCGCCTCCGCAGCAGGCCATCGCCACAGCGCCGGCGCTTACTCCGTTCCACCAGAACTGCCTCTGTGTACGACCAGTGCCTCCGCACGCTCTCATACCTTTCGTGCGACCCATACATCCGCCAGTGCCATTACACCCGCCACCCTTGATACCGAGAGAAGATCGGCGAGAGTCGGCAGCCGAGCCCCCGGAGAGATTCAGCCGCAGCGTCCAGACTGACTGCCCCCTCCACTTCAAGGCCACTTTGGAGAGTGAGACCATCGAGTCTTCTCCTGATAACATCACAGGTATCCCGTTCACGCCTATCTACCTGCCGGCTTCGATGCAGAGGCAGAGGAACAACTTCGCTGTCCACGAGTCGACGCTGGCTCCGCAGCAGAACTTCAGAATCCTTTCGCCGCCCCCGGTGATCGAGACTGCGGCTGGTGAGGCGCAGCGCGCTGTCGTCACCCTCGAGAACGAGTACGATATCAAATTTCCAGCTCCTCCCCGGCGTGAGCCGTCAGTCAGGGCGATCGGCTGCGGATCAATGGAGGAAGATGACTTCCTCGGCAACGCATCAATGGTCGCACAGACCACCATAATCCTCAACGAGGGCACGCCGGGCACCCCCGGGAACATCATCGTGCGTCGCGGCAGCAGCGCCACGAACTTGGCAGCTGCGCCCATGGCGACAATAACGCTGCCTCCTACCGGGCAGCGAATGACGACGCAACAGATCACAGTCCCGTCCGTCGGACCGGTTCAAGTGTCCCCGCCACAGATTACCATTGCCCCTCAGCCGCAGACCATATCGCAAGTGCAACAGACAACCTCGGGCGCCCAACCGATGGCCACCATCAACATCACCTCCCGCATCCGCGACctgaccgaccaggtgatgcgcGAGTCGCAGCGCGTGAGCCGCGCCCGCGACAGGCTGCAGCGTCGCCGTCCGGCTCCCCTGAACCGCGTTTATTCGGCCGAGGACAAGCTGTACAACCTCATGACCCTGGAGAACAAGCTGGCCAACGAGATCGCCAACTACCGGACATCTGGACGTGTCCGGGACCCCGAGTTCCTCTCGACGCTGGCGGAGACGGAGGACAAGCTGAGGCGTTTGATCAGCGCGGAGAACGACGTGGCGCGCGACATGCGCCGCATCAAGAAGGAGAGCTTCAAGCAGGAAACCTACAAGGTAATCAGCCCGCGCCGGTCCATCACGCCGGCCTCGTCGGCGACGTCGACCACCATGTCTTCGTACAGTCCGTCGTCGACACCTATACCCATGCCTCCCATGTATCAAATGCCGCCCATGACGCCCATGACACCGCCTCCACCGATGATGCCGTCGccgcagatgatgatgatgggcgGCCAGCCCATGATGGGGGGCCCGTGCCAAATGATGCAGCCGGGAATGAACATGATGGGAAGcgggcagcagcagcaacagcagcgctTACCCGGTCCTGGCATGTATCCGAGTCTGATGCGCATCAGCATTGAGTCTCCCGAGTGCACTTGCACGAGTTTCACGTCGTCGAGCACCGTCTCTTCCGGCTCGGACTCGTTGCCCAAGAAACAAGTGTCCAAGGACGAGACCAAGGTGGTCGTGGAAATGCCCAAGTCCCCGCCTACACCGGGGACTCCGACAACCCCGCCACCGCCTCCGGCTGCGCCTGCTACGCCACCTCCGCCACCTATGTCGCCCATGATGTCGCCTATGATGGCAATGGAGATGGAGGAGGCGATGGAGGAAGGTGGACGCCACCACAAAAGGAAAAGGCATCATAAGAAGCATCATAAGAAGCATCATAAAAAGCACCATCATAAAGACAGCGATGACAGCTCGGGCACGCCCTCTCCGGACGACGCCGAGGGTGGTCACCACAAGAAGCACaaaaagaagcacaaaaagaagcacaagaagaaacacaagaagaaGCACAAGAAGAAGCACCACCGCGAATAA